In the genome of Lathyrus oleraceus cultivar Zhongwan6 chromosome 4, CAAS_Psat_ZW6_1.0, whole genome shotgun sequence, the window TGGCTTACTCTACTTTGAATAAGCTATGAAAACCTAATTGTTGGTGTGGTAGCTTAGTCGTGCTTATAAGGCCTACAACGATTAATAATTTTGGGAGAAATTATGGGGATGTCCATACCATATGTTAAGATGTCTATACTTTTCACCAATTTGATTTTGGAATGTGGGTGATGTTTTCCTGGATTTATGTAGGGGACTACTCAAATTGAGTGCGACTATTTTGATTGATTAATTATGAAGTGTGAGATGAGAATGGAATTTCTATCACGAAGCAAAAAGGGAGGTTACAAATTTCACCTTGCTCAAGACTCCTTTTCTTTTTTGGTTTTTCTGTCATCTTTCTATAGAGTGGTGGTTGCACATCATGGTAGTTATCTTTACCCATGAATTATATCCATTAACGGGATAAATAACAGGGTTGTACACTTCTCGATACTTGGATTTTTTTGCAAGTATCAGGAATATACTCTTTTGTCTTGTAGTTCCTACTCTTCATGGAAGAAATTGCATGAACACATAGAAAGATTGTGAGCTTCCATTTCCTGCATAAGCATTTACATTCCTCCAAGTTGACTAAAAATTTATTTCAAGAGTTTTCAATGTTTCTAACATCAAAAATATGCTTAACTGACATCCTATAACATGAATAAAAGTGTGTTATGTCTATAACATCAAAAAGTACATTATGCATCTAACAACAAAAATGTGGTTATTATAGTTACAATATCTTACAATCCATATGTTGGTGTAGTCATTAATTTCCTCAATTCTAAGTAACTGTCAAAGAGTACATTATGTATTAGTAAATATATTACCAAACATATTAAGCCAACTATTAGTAAACTACATTATTTCTTTCTAGTGTTTGGCAAGATATCTTCATCATCATAATTTACAAATCACATCCTATTTGATATCCACCTTCCCATCATGTATGTTATGATTTCTTCTAACATAATAACTATTGACTTAGCTCTTAATATTCAACAATAATAATGTTAAAGACCTCTAACATGTTGTTCAATAAGATATCACACTTAATTTTTGTCCTAAATTATGATTTGCTCCAAAACTTAGAAGGTGTTTTCATAATATGCTTAAATTTTTCTTCATTGCACCTCTCATTTCTCTAATCTCCCTTTCCTAAACTTGTGGATAAGTTGACTTAGTAGCCTTCCAAATATATTTCTTTCTTCAATTTTTTCTTGGACACTTCTTCGTAAAGTTGTTGTACATGTGACATACACAAAATATTTGCTCGACACCAAATAGAAGCTCATTTATAGCCGACAATTGACCCTACAAATCAAAATAACCAAGTTGTTAATAATACTACATAAACACACTACATGCATTAAAAGTTACAAAAAAAACATTCAAATACATTTTGTTGATCTGATAAGAATGTATAGGTAGAACATTGAGTCCTACCTCAAAGATCATCAATTAATAGTTCTAACCTTCATTaatttcatcatcattcacctCAACTTCATTCATCTCACCATCGTTAACCCTAACATAATTGGCTCCACCTCCATTCACCTCAATCTCATCTTTTGCAGGATCTTTGACAATTTCTTCATACAACTCCCAATCTCACATTCTTCATGAAGGATTACAACATCATATATGTTTATAGCTTCATCCTTTACAAGACCATCATAAAAGTCATCTATTTTTAACCTTAAAAATGGTACAAAGTAATACACAATTATATATAATCATATTACACAAACATGTAAAGAAATCCTTAACACTCTAAAACCTATAGAAAACCCTAAAATTTAGAGAAAACCATTAAACCCCACATTAAAATTCAAAACCTAAAAGACAACATGTAAAGAAATCTTACACATATAGAACATGAGAACCCAacaaaatcaaaattaaaaaGGGATGAAAAATGAGACTTAccatgatatatatatataagaaacAAAAATATTTAATGATGAAAATAGGGCGTTATGAATGGGATTCACTTTATGAAAAAACGCCCTACTCCTTTCTCTCTCTATATCTGTGATATGTTTTTATAGTAAAAAGCAGAAACGCTTTCTCATATATTAGAACgtttttttccttttctttcgtAATTTTCAAACAACTCCCTTTACCTTTCTGCTCTGATATTTCCTTAAATACACATAAAACAGAATCAGATTCTCTGCCCTCTCCAAACCACAATCCTTTTTCTTGCCGTCGATAATGGAGTTCAAATTTCGTGCCGTCGACAATGTCAAACCACCACCAACCTCGCCGCAGTCTCTTTCCCCGGTCACATATCTCCCTCCTGATCATCCATCACTTCAAAGTAAGTCAATCAAAACCAGAGAAAAtaaatctattttttttatttccgATATTTATAGTTGTTGTTTTTCCAGTGGACGGAAGCTTTTCTGGCTTGCGAATGCCGTTATCCGGCGAGGCGGCACTGAGACGGGAGATTGAGAAGGAGCTAATCCGTCGAGAAATTTTGCGGCGAAGTGAGTTGGAGGAGGAAGTGAGAAGGGAGCTTGCAATGGAGAAAGAATTGGGGATTTCAATACAGAGGCCGCTCATGAATATTCAGGGACTAATGTCTCATTGGTCGAACTCAACCGTGATGAACCCTGTTTCTCTTGCTCATATCCGTGCTTCACAACCACCGTCGATTTTGCCCCCTTCTCCGGAGATCAGTGACAAGGACAAAGTTATAGTGCTGGTCAGTTTCATAACCAACATAGATGATTTATTGGTTGTTTTGTTGAATAACACTGTTCCATTCACACACAAATGTCTAATGTAGTTTAATATCGGATTAACGAGTATATCAAGATTAGATAAGTTATCAATCGTGAATTGAGCTTGATTAACTACAAATCTAGATATTATTAACTACGATTGCAAGTGTTTGAACACTTAAAAATCAAGGTTAATGGCATTTAAATTTTTAGTTAATAAAGTTCTGTAAACGATTAATGAGTTACAATACTTGATATATTTATTAACCCAAGTTAACACTTCATTAGTTTTGTCAACTGTTTTAACCATTTATAAAACTGTCAAATTTTATTGTCTCAAATTGATGTTAGATAACATTTTTTTGTGTATACAACTAAGTATTAAAATCATGTGTTGTTTTATGTAAAGGAACAATGAAACAATCAATTGGTAAACACAAGTAAGTAACCTTTGTTGTGTTGAGTCAAAGAGAAATACACATCATTTTAGAATGTTCATATGTATTCTACAATGAGAAAGGAAACAGGTAGAGATGTGAACACAATTGAATTCATGTTTTATTTGAGTATCTCAATGCAGGCTAAGCCAGATCCCGATCTCTTTAATGCAAAGCGAAAAGCAACGGCACCTCCTGTTTCTGAAAATGAACCTTTTGCGTTTAGTTTGAAGAAAAAATCGAAGGAGGAGTGGAGCTGTGCACTCTGTGAAGTTAAAGCTACAAGTGAGAGTGGTTTGAATGCTCATTTGAACGGTAAGAAACACAAGGCCAGAGAAGCAGGACAGAAGAGGAAGATTGCCAGGAGAAACAAAAAAAGTGGGAAAAATGTGAAGGCTACTCAAACTGTTGTTGATACCACAGAGTTAGGTATTGATGCTGAAAAAGATCAACAGCTTCTTCAACCTTGCACAGCCTTGGAAGCCATGAATGAGACTGTTGTTGATAAGGGTGTTGAAGAAAGTAAAAAAGAGGAGCAGCTTGTGAAGACAGTGGCTGATAATGATACAAGTGCAACAGAATCAAAAAATGACAAGTTTGTGGCGATGAGGGTTGGTAAAAATGAGGAGCAACTTGGGGAAACAGTTGCTGATAATGGTGGAAGTGTAATAAAATCCACAAATGAGGATAAGCTCGTGGAGATGATGATCGGTAATGATATTATAAAATTTGAAAACGGGGGGCTGGTTGCGGAGAAAAGCCAAAATGTAGGCTCTTTGGAGAGTATAAAAGATGCTGCAATCGAGAAAGCGGAGAAGAGAAGTGCATTAACAAAAAGGAGAAAGGTTGAACCTTTGTGGTGTGAAATTTGTGAAATTAGCACTTTCTCAAAAGCTGTGATGGAAGGTCATGTGAAAGGGAAAAAGCACATAAAGAAAATGAACAAGTTTGGACAAAACAATGCAAGTCCCCCATCCACATCTTCTGTATCACAAAAAGCTCCTAGGTTGATCAAAGATGCATAAACTGTCAACAACTAAACAAGTTAAAGGGAGAACCAACACTAAGAAAGAAGTGATTTTTTTTTCTAATTTAGATTAAGTACATCATCTAGTAGGTGAATTAATGAAGGATTATTAGCATATGCAAAGTGTTATGTTAATTTCCTGCAACTACATATTTCTAAAATTAACCTGCAAACATTTTGAAGTGTTTTATTATTAATGTAATGTAATGGAGATCATTACCTCATGAACTCATTTGACTTGTTATGCTACATCTCTCAATACATATCACATATATTTACTTATTAGGAGTATTATATCAAGTTAATGCTCCAAAATGTTTATTTTCTTGAGTTATCAGACACTGTCTTTTTTGAGCTACTAATGAAGGAAGCAACTCCAATGGATGTTTTATTTTGTAGGAATAAGCTTGTACTGCGCTAGCTTATCTAGGCCATTTTTTGATACAATAAATAAAACCAACGTAAAAATCTATGTGTTTACTGGCTTGAGGAGCCATGAAGCCACCTGCAAAAAGGGGTGGTCATCACGGATGACAATTAAATCTACATTTCAATGGATGGCCTAAGCGACAGCGTTAGCCGTCAAAACGTCAAATGGTGAAACTCATTTTATTTTTTGTCAATCATTTTATAATAGTAATAAGGTGGGATTCTACTATGTGCATAATAAGGacttttttttattaaaacaaaaatatGAAATTGAATTGGGCTCATAATTTTTATTGGGCTAAAATAAATGACATAATTTAATTAAAGGGATGATTCAATATACCTCATGAGTTACTGATACACCTAGATAAAAAAAAAATTGCACGCACTTAACCCACAACAAGCCATCTCTGAACATGCTAAAATTAGAGTTAAAAAAAATCCGGACTTTGGAATCAGTATAGTAAATTATGGAGATTGAATTTCTGACTCATCTAACCTCAAAACTACACAATTTTTTTGGTATAAACTGGCGGCAAAGCTCTTCCTCAAAAGGTTTAACATTGCTCCATGCCTAAAGCTAGATTCAAACCCATAATCTCTAGTTAAGAGAAAGAGACCCTTACCATCATAAGCAAGTGCTCTTGGGTAAAACCacacaatttaaaaatacttattACATACTTGATAGATATAAGTTATTTTCATAGAGATTCTCGCTAACATGGACATGAATGTAAATTACAGAGAAAATTAAATAATGTAAAATCCAAATTATAAAAAGTGTTTCTTGTTTCTCTCTAAATTCTAGCCATTTATACGCATTAATACACGATTACAACACTCATTTCTCATTATTTGCCTTCATGAAGCCTTTCCATTCATAAAACAACTAGAATAGGAAGAGGTGGAAGAAAAACGACTAAAAAAAAGAAACATGAGACCACCTATAAGGGCTGCTATGGCCTGTAGGACTGACTACAGGTGGGTAGTAGTCGTTGCTAGGGTTTATAGCGGCTGCTACGGGTCACCCGTAGCAGCTTTCAGGTTTTGTATGAGGCAAGAGGCAGGGGCTACTACGGCCCATAACAGATGCTACGAGTCACCTATAGTGGGCTCTTATTTTGTACTAGAGATTCCTCTTTTCAATGGTCTTTGTGCATTTGATCCATGACGGCTCTCACTTTGCTACGGTTGGCCCTTTCACCTGAAATGCATAAACAACACATAAACAAGCATAAAAGTGCACAATTACAAGGATTAAACAACATAAATTTGAATATAAAACACACTTGAAAGCAGTCTAAAAGTTACCGATCAAATCCCCCATACTTAAATCATTTCTTGTCATCAAGCAATTTTGCTTGCACTGAAAGAATTTTTAACAAAGATAATGTCTTAAAAGAAAAGTTCATGAAAGCATTAATATGAATACTCATATGGGAACCTAGATCAAATCATCTAAGAGTCAATTCATCTGGTACTCATTCAACATTAAGGATATTGTTAGAACATAGTAAAGTCTCCCTAAAACATATTAACTCTACCATATATTTGACTGTACTTCTCCGCACTTTAATTTTCTTTTCCTTTCAAACTACTAAAATCAATCAATTTAAGACATTTAGAATAAAGATTATCATCACAAAAAGACTTCGGTTGGACAAAGGGGAGATTTAACTTATTCACATTCGAGAAACAACCTAATGTTTGGGAAGGGTAACCTTTTTAGGGTAAATCAGACTTACTCCTATTAGTTGTTTCTTTATTTGTAGATACATATACAAAATTTCACATATTTTTGTGGTATTGGGGTCAACCGCTGTTGGATTGAATAACCAAGTGAGGGTTACCAAATTTAATAGGCGTATTTGCCTTTTAGTGcctatttttatttttttaatttttttttctttttatttacCTCAGCCAAACAACATACAGTGCACAATTCAAAATAATGTCAGATTCAGTCAATGTGGATACTTAGAAAATACTTCTCAATTAGCAAAAACTACAAGCAAAATTAAGTTAAATTGACATATAATTGGGAAACTTTAGGTGTTCTAAATGGAAGACTTTAGGTGTTTTGACAAGACCGATTTTATCAAATATTTCTCGATGTTCTCAACCTTAGCCTTTCTTCACATAGCTTAAATATATTTTCTCAGTGAAAacataattaaaattttaaaaaataatgaTAATTTATGATTCAAGGGTACATATGGATTTTTCACAATAACATGACTAACACGCAACATAAAATTAGCACCAAATGAAACAAACAGACAAAAACTAGAAAGCACACATGCAACGTATCATCAGGTAAGTGATGGTGGTGTTTTTTGTGTAACTTTCTTTTTATTCCTGCAAAAATAAACACACAAGCAACATAAAACACACAACTCCACGGGTGGTCTCCAACGCAGTGCTTCTTTAAGGTCATTAACTTAATTATTTGTCCATCATGATCAAGAGGATGCTTCTTTTAAACTTGAGTCATTAACACTTTGCTCAATAAGTTTAGGGCTCAATTTTAACATATACATCCATTTCCCAGCTTCTTTacccttttctttctttctcttgTGAGGGGATTCATATCTAAGGTTTGATGGTAAAGGTTTCTTTTTCAATTTTAGGGATTCCCCATGAGCTAACACTTTATTTTGAGGGTATGTTTTCTATCTAACAATTTTCCCTAGGCCTTAGCTTCCCCATTTTCACCTTCATGCTTTGTGAATTTTCCTTATTTGACATTTTGATCATTTATACTAAGGCTGAAACAATAGTCTTTAAAGGAAGTGTTTTTTCATTAATTTGGCCAGAACAAACTCAATCTTTTCATCCCTTTTACTTCAAATGTGAGATTTCCTTGTTTTACATTTAGTATAGTGCCAGTTGTGGCTAGGAAAGGTATACCTAAAATAATAGGGATTTGAAAATCTTCCTCTATCTTTGTGATCACAAAATCGGTGGGTATAAACAACTGCCCAATCCTTATGGGGACATCCTCTAATACTCCAAATGGGTATTTAATTGACCTATATATCAGCTGCATATAAATATTGATGGACTTCATCTCACTAAGGCAAGTTTTTGGCAAACAGATAAGGGCATTAGGCTAATGCTGGCCCTTAAATCACATAACACCCTCTCTAAACTCATCATCCCGATAACAAAAGGAACTAAAAAACTCCTTGGATCCTTAAGATTGGGCGGATATTTGATATGAATTATAGATATGGTATCAATATTCAGTGTTATAGTCTAATGATCTTCTAGTTTATGCTTTTATATAGGTTTTCTTTCAAAAACTTTGCATAGGAAGGCATATGAGATAAAACTTATGTGAAACAAATATTTATGTAGAGTTTTTCTCAGCAACTCCATAAACTTCTTAAATTGGGCTTCCATCTTGGCCTTAACAAGCCTCTACGAAAACAAAATGGATGGTTTATAGGCGAATTGGCAACATAAGGTTCATCCTTCTCTTCCTTTTCAACAACCTCTTTCGTAGGAGATGTTGCCTCACTTTCCTTCACTTCACCCCCTTACTAGTATCCTCTAGTTGATTACCACTTGTAAGTGTAATAAGATTCAAGCATCCCTTGGGATTAGATTCAGATTGTCTTGAAAAGACTCTGGGAGGAATAAATGATTATGCATATTATTGTGCTACTTGGGAGATCTGAGTCTCCATCATCTTGTTGTGGGTATTTATGGAATTTACTTTGAATGCTAGCTTATTTATAACATCATTCATATGCATATTATGAGTTTTTAAATTTATTATTCTACTTGGTCTGACATATGatgaagttttccatcattaCTTCCAAATTAGACTTCATATGGGTGTTACCAAACCATAAGGATTAGGATTTTCTACAAACTAAACAGATTTATTTTATAAGAAAAATTGGGATGATTTCTCCATCTGGGTTTATAGGTATTAGAGTATGGATTATTACGTTGATTGTTGCTAACATAATTAATTTTATCCTGGTCAGTTCCTCTGACGAGGACCATATGGAAATCAGTTATGGAATATCCATTCACTCAAGAAGTTTCATAGGAAAGAACTGTAAGAGTAACAGTGGTGATGCTTTGATTTTCATAAGGGCTCATTATGTCGCTGCATAAAGGGTCATTCTTGTAGAGTAAAGtatgttagaacaagatttggttctgcatctatatcttgagttttaatgataacaatATAATATTTATGTGAGAATAATTTTTGcaccctaatggtttgttattgtgtagctttaataATTAGTTCTGATTCTGAGTTTAGGACttgcaacgtcatcagtttctaTACATTTTTTCTGAATTTCGCTTCTGCGCTAATCACTCATGAGAATTTCTGAAAGATGTTGGGTTGCTGCTGCAATCTTCTTTCTGATTCTGCGTTGATTCAATCCTGAGAAGTTCCGGAAAGACGTTATGTTgctgctgcaatgttctctcCGCTTCTGCTTCTAGATGTAACTCTGGTTGTCAAGCTTATGAATAATGGCAAGCTTATGAAGTTTTTTTACTTAATTGAAGACTATGAAGATCTCAAGCCATACGCTGATGTGGTCAAGGTTCTGATTAAAGAttctgaagttttgttacttagctgaagactctgaagatctcaagtcagacGCTGACGTGGTCAAGGTTCTGACTAAAGATTCTGAAGATTCTGATTTCAgctttttatttttattttcatgcttcatcaactatttctcagaagccaatgaatttgaagataagatcaaagTGGATACATGATCAAATAATACATGGTAAaaatcaaatattccttccactaccTGAAATCATGGGTGAATGACAGTTCTATTATTCACATCTGTCACTAATCCATTAGTAGACAACTGTATTTTTGGTATCCCTGAATTTCCCTATTACGATACCTTTCTTATTCTATATAAAtgggacttggagacttgaatAAATTTGTTAATGCTAACGCTATTGCTACAACAATTTAAAAAGTTTGTTTCTACGTGAAAATTTATCAACTTTGTGCATAacttttctttaagtgtttgtatttcatttgtgtaagatctgcttgtgtagaagcaaaTTGTAACACAAAAAGCTTTATTCAAActtgtttgtttgatttcctTAAGAAGACTATGTTATAGTCGGATCCTTGAAAAGACAAAGAaagttattctttgtgattttcTGTAATCTGTTTCATTATATTGGATTAAGTTCTTGTGTATAAGGCGAAATCACTTTGgcaggtggactggagtaactttgatttCATACGAACCAGGATAAAAATTATTGTGTCTTTATCTTTTTGttctcttgtttgtgtggagtttttgagttggtaaaaagcttttgtttttaaaaccTAATTTAACCCCgcccctttcttgtgtttttcacaccttcaaagGAGACCATTGTAAAAGGAGTGAACTATAATCCTCAATAAGCCATTTAATCGCTCCTAAGCCTGAAAGAGTGACTCACCCTATTCTTTAACGATTCTTTAAGATCTTAGTTGCGTTCTTTAAGTTTGTCATTATCTTTCACTAACTGCGCATTCATCCTAAACAATTGTCCTTGAGAGGGTTTAGTTACCTTAGTAGTATCTTCCTCGTAGGATACCTTTAAGCATATTTCGTCTTCTTCGTCAGAAGATGGTTCTTTCATATTTCCCCCTGAGGTTGAATCTTACAAAGATTGTTCACATGCTAAGTATgtgttggaacaaaattggttgATACCATACCCTTTggattttgatgataataaagtaTTTAAATAACAATTGGGTATTCTAACATCTATTCAAGTATGCAGGATCATATGATTAAGAACAGACAAAGAGAAGCTTAAGGAATCTACATCTGAAGATCAGAATTTGGCTCTGAAGATCACTTTTGAAGACTCTGGCTCTGATGGAAGAGCCAGACTCTTAAGAAAATTATCCTCTAGTGGTTCAGACTCTGAAGCTTCAGAAGCCAAGAGATGGACTCTGAAGTGATCAACCTctgaaaagtgaagtttgaagAAAGTCAACCTCTGAAGCATAGTCTCTTTAATCGAGGAAACTCTGATAGACTCAGAGACCTTTTGATCAAGTAAAGGCTTAAGGAAAAATCTCTCCTTTGATGGCTGAGCTTAAACGGATAATTCCTCTTGCATCAAGTCATTTTCTTTATGTATCTAATCAAGTACAAAGGTTATCACaccttttggtgaaagtcttcAACATCTCTTTCTCCCCTCTCTATTTAAGGAGCAACATACCTGAAGATGAACACCCAACAGTACACTAACTCACAAGACTCTAAAACTCAACATTTAAAGAGAAGCTATTATGTCAAAATTGTTAGACTATAACATCTTTAAATTATGTATATTTTAGAAGTTCTTAAGTATTAAAGTCTTTCTAAATTGTATTATGTctacacctctgattgtatatcaagtgtagttGTTACCCAAATCTCTTAGCAGATTGTTATAGAGTTAGAAGTCTCTTGCAATAGTGCTTTAGCATTTGATGTTTCTTACTTATATGTTTGAGCAAAGGAAGTCTCTTTCTTGTATGCTTGAGCAAAGAAATCTCTTACTTGTATGTTTGAGCAaatgaagtctcttgcttgtgtgcttgagcattggaagtctcttgcttgtgtgcttgagaaTTTGTATTAAATTTGGTTATATTGGAAAACCCATGGAAGTACAATGAGACTGGACTACTTTTAAGTTGTAAGAGAAACCAGGATAAATTGCTTATGTCTTTGCTTTTATTTTCCTTGCTTCTACACTTAATATTCTGATGTTGTCAACTCTGATCTCTAATTCAGATTCTGGTTCGGAATCTGATAAGGTCTTTCAGAAGTAAAACAAGTTTTCTATGTTAGACTCTGAACCAAGTGTTTAGACCCTAGTTAACAAACATCAGAAGTAGAAGATAAAAAAATCTTCAAGAAGAAAAAAGCTAACACAATTCATCCCTTTTTATGTTTTTCTCACCTTTAGTTGGCATCAGAGCAAGGTCTGTGCTAAACACTTAACAATGGTGCATAAAAGATCCTGAGAAAAATATAGATTCTTTCATGGCTGGTGAATCTGGAATACTGGTTCTAGTAGAGAAAAATAATTATACAGCTAGACCTCATACTTTTAGTGGATATTCCACTAGGTTTGAAtggtggaaggacaaaatgtaTACTCATATCATAGGTCTTGTGATGAGTTGTGGGATATTTTGGAATATGGCATTGATATCCAAGTCAATGGTGTTAGAATGGTGTATGATAGAAACTCTCTCATACTTGGGCAGAAAAAGATTTACACAAATCATCATAGAGTTAAAGGCATCTTGGTTGATGCTCTACCTCATTCAAAGTACATAAAAGCCATTGATAATCTACTGTTAAAACCATTTCCAAATCCCTATGTGCTACATATGAAGGGAATCAACAAGTTAAGGAAGCTAAGGCTAACCTTCTGGTTCAACAATATGAGTTATTCATAATGAAggtgaaggtgtgaaaaacataagaaaCAAGGGTTTGGTTTgagttttaaaaacaaaagcttttactcaactcaagaacaccattcaaatgttaataacaaagagataaaaacacaagtatttgTATCTTGGTTCGCTTAAAACTCAAGGTTACTCCAGTTcatccgccaaggtgatttttccttataaACAAGAACTTAAGCCACTACAATCAACTGgttacaataatcacaaagaatacccttctttgtcttctcaaggatccgactataccctagttTCCTTAAGgaaaatcaaacaaacagtttgaataaaaGTTTGTATGTTTAtaagatgcttctacacaagcagattttacacaaaggaattacaaacacttaaagaaaaattgtgtacaaaaattgatatcttttcacaaagaaaatatACTTGTCAAATGATGTAGCGCTTCAGCAATTCTTCAAGCCTCTaagtcccacttatatagcaCAAGAAAAGAGACAGTTGGAGGAAAAAATGGGGATACCAAATAGAGAGGTTGTCCACTGTTGGATAGGTGAAAGGAATGATACTACGTATTG includes:
- the LOC127138441 gene encoding uncharacterized protein LOC127138441; this translates as MEFKFRAVDNVKPPPTSPQSLSPVTYLPPDHPSLQMDGSFSGLRMPLSGEAALRREIEKELIRREILRRSELEEEVRRELAMEKELGISIQRPLMNIQGLMSHWSNSTVMNPVSLAHIRASQPPSILPPSPEISDKDKVIVLAKPDPDLFNAKRKATAPPVSENEPFAFSLKKKSKEEWSCALCEVKATSESGLNAHLNGKKHKAREAGQKRKIARRNKKSGKNVKATQTVVDTTELGIDAEKDQQLLQPCTALEAMNETVVDKGVEESKKEEQLVKTVADNDTSATESKNDKFVAMRVGKNEEQLGETVADNGGSVIKSTNEDKLVEMMIGNDIIKFENGGLVAEKSQNVGSLESIKDAAIEKAEKRSALTKRRKVEPLWCEICEISTFSKAVMEGHVKGKKHIKKMNKFGQNNASPPSTSSVSQKAPRLIKDA